Within Halorussus sp. MSC15.2, the genomic segment TCGTCTTCTCGGCGTCCCACTACGTCAAGGAGACCGGGACGCCGTCGAGTCTCCCGATGAACGGTTCGCACGTCAAACTCCGGGTGGTCGCGCCGTGGCATCAGTACGTTCCGACCACCCAGTCCGGTTCCCGCGTTCGGTTGAAGAACTACTGCGCGGCGGTCGAGCGCTGGCACGCGAACGGGTGGGACGTGTCGGTCGAAGCCACGACCGACCCGTGGACGATGCGCCACCGCGATAGCTGGTGGGCGGACGACTCCGTCGGAGCGTCGATGGCCGAGCGGTACTGGGACGCCCGGCGGTCGCTCGGTGATGCGGTCTCGGACCTCAACGTGAGTTTCCCCGCGCGACAGTCGGGGCAGAAATCGACTGGCTGACGAGACGAGGGAGACGCGGCGGGAAACGCGTCCGTCTTCGAGGTCGGCCTGCTACGTCCCGTCCTTGACCGACGAGGCCCACTCTGGCCACTTCTGGCGCTGGGTCCCGTCGAACGAGGGGTCGCCCGACATGGCCTTTATCGAGCGGGCGTCGTCCAGACTCCAGACGGCCCCGTCCTCGTGGAACAGGCCGTTCAGGACGCCGTGTTTCCGCTGTGCCGGGACGAACGCGGGCTTGACCATCAGCGACCAGAAGAAGTTACCGAACCCGGCCTCGTGAATCAGCGGCGCAAGCGACGAGTAGTTGGAGGACTTCTGGTCCTCCGGCGGTTCGGAGGCGAACCCCGTCGCGTGGCGGACGCGCTGCCACTCCGAGAGCCACACCGGGACGTCCACGTCGTCGGCGATGTCCCTGTTCGACCGGAGCATGTCCTCGTAGACGCCGGGACTCTCGGCGAAGTTGTAGTGGAACTGGAACGCGTCCACGCCCCAGTCGGCGTACGTCGAGTTGTTGGCCATGCTCGTGGACCCGACGGTGAGCGCCACGTCGCCCTGCCGTTCGTCGGCGGTCCCGTACATCCCGCGGGCGAACTGCTGGACGTACGACCGCCAACCGGGTTCGTTCATGATTTCGATGGCCAGCAGGCGGTCGTCGTCCCCGAAGTGGTCCATGAACCACCGGACGTACTCCCGCGGTTCGTCCCACCGCTGCTTGTTCCGCATAATCTTCGAAGACGGTTCGCGCACACCGGTCGCGCTCCGGGGGTCGGTGTCGTTGAGGCGCTGCTTCGTCGGTTCCTTCCCGGCGAAGTCGAACAGGCCGAGCAGCACCTGCTGGCCGTTGTCGTCGGCGGTCGAGAGGAAGTGTTCGACGTTCTTCCGGAGGGTCTCTGGCTCCTCGCGCCACGCTTCGAGGCTCGTCCACGTCCGAATCGCGTTGAGGTTCACCCTGCTGGCGTACCCGAGGTCGCGCTCGACGACGTCCGGGTCGTAGTCGGCCCACTGCTGGTAGAAGTTGAACGCCCTCGCGGGGATGTAAATCGCGCCGCGCACGTCCAGCGGTTCCAACTCGGTCTGGTCGATGCTCAACGCCGTCTCCGCGGGCGAGTTCGCCGTCGCGTCGCCGCGATTCGTCCCGTCCGAACGATTCGTCGTCCGACTGCCGGTCAAGGAGCTACAGCCACCGAATCCGACGAGAGTCGCTGCGGCGCTGGAAGTCAGGAAGGCGCGCCGCGAACAACGGTCCCCCATACACCTGCCACCACAGACGTATCAATAATTGTTGTTGCCTGTTTCGGGAGTGTTTCTCGGCTGGTACGCTATCGGAGTTCGAAATCGAAGCCGTCCGCGCCGGTGGCGTCGTCGCCCGCGACGGCGCTGGCGACGCCCGCGCCGAAGGCGTAGGCGACGGCCCGAGAGCCACCGCGGAGTCGTTCCACCACGCCGCGTTCGGGTTCGAACTCCTCGACGGTCACGTCCTCGACGCCGAGGTCGGCGGCGAGGCGCTCCTCGACCTCTCGCTTGGTGGCGAGTTCGTCCACCAGTCCGATGGACTTGGCGTCCTCGCCGAGGTAGACTCTGGCCTCGGTGTCCCGGACCTGCTCGTCGCTCAGCTCCCGCCCGTCGGTCACGCGCTCGACGAACTCCTCGTAGTAGCCGTCGATGATGCCCTGCAGGTACTCGCGCTCGTCCTCGGTCATCTCCTTGAGCGACTGGCCCGCGTCCTTGTACTCGCCCGCCGCGAGGCGCTCGTACTCCAGTCCGAGTTTGTCGGCCATCCCCTTGGCGTTGACCCGGGACCCGATGACGCCGATGGACCCGACGATGCTCCCCTCGCGGGCGTAGATGTCGTCGCACCCGCTGGCAATCCAGTAGCCGCCGCTGGCGCACACGTCCGTCGCGTAGGCGACCGTCGGCCCGTCGAACCGCTCGGCCGCGAGTCGGATGTCGTCGCTCGGCACCACCTCGCCGCCGGGCGTGTTGAGTCGCAGGAGGAGCGCCTCGGCGTCGCCGTCCTCGTCGGCGCGCTCTATCTGTTCCACGACGTCGTCGGCGGGCGTCCCGCCGGGCCGGGGTGGAATCGTGCTTCCGCCGCCGTCGCGGGTGATGGGACCTTCGACGGCCACCTCCGCCACGTCGTAGTCGCTTATCATCCCCGAGGCGACGCGCCCGGCCGCCCGCGCTCCGAGCGCGCCGGCGACGACCACCAGCACGACGCCGACGAGCCGCGCGAGGTTGCCGTCGGGCACGTCCACGAACAGGAACCACCCGAGCACGACCGCCGCGACCACGCCGAGGAACACGACGGCCGTCTGGAGGACCCGCGAGCTATCGGCCACAGTCACTCACCTCGATAAACTGCATATCACCGAGTGGGGCCGCACGCGCCGTTAAGGCTTCGCTCGGCGACAGTTCTGCTCGCTGCCGGGGAGCGCCCCAGTAAGAAGGCCTCAGAGGACCGCGACCGTGGACCCGACGAGGAAGATGGTCACGAGGAGTCGCCCGACGCTCCCGGCGAACGTCGCCAGCGCGAACTTGACGTAGTCCTCTTCGAGGACCGCGAACGCGTAGATGGAGAGCGTGTCGGGGAAGAACGGAACCGACAGCGCCAGCGCCATCCCGACGTACCCCCACTTCCGGGCGAGTTGGAGCGTCTTGTTCTCGGACCACTCGACCACGTCGAAGCGCGACCGACGGAGGAACCTGATGACGGGTCCCGACTCCTTGGCCTCCTGTCCGATGTGGAACGCGAAGATGCTCCCGGCGGCCTTGCCGACCGCACTGACGAGGATGATGAGCGTGAGGCGCTCGGCCTGCGTCAGACCGAGGTCCAGCGGCGCGGCCAGCACGACCTCGCTCACGCCGGGGAGCGCGAAGGCGATGAGAAACGAGTAGGCGAAGATGATGGCGAGACCGACCCACCCGGTCGTCGTCTCGACGGCGTGTTGCAGCCATTCGAACGACCCGAGGGCGAGGCCGTCGAGCAACGCGAGGAGTGGGAAACCGAACACAGTCGGATAGAGGCCGAAGCACGGTTATGAGCTTTTTGTCTCGCCACAGGTGAGTCCGGTGACAGGACGCGTCTCGGAACGGCGTCCGGCGCGGCGAACAGACTCATCCCTATCCGGACGTTACTCGGTTGCATGTTCGACCACGACTACACGCTGGTCGCGCACCCACGACTCCGCGCGGAACTCTCCTACCGGAGCGACGACGGTGACCTCGCGGCCGCGACCGTCCGCCTCGACTACCGACGAGACGAACTCTGGACCGACGACGGAGCGGCGGTATCGCTGCCCGAACAGGCCGAGGTCTCCGGCGTCGAGTGGCAGGGTCTCTCGATTTCGCTGTATCGGGACGGCGAGCGCGTGTTGGCCCGCGAGGTCCCCAGTTCGCTGGTCTCGAACGCCGCGAACGCGGTGGACGCCGCCGAGACGGTCGCGCCAGCGCTGGTCCGTCGCGGCCGGGACGCCGCGAAGCGAATCACCGGCAAGCGGTCGGGCGGTCGGGTCGAGATGAGCCAACTCGACGGTTCGACGGTCGAGGCGCACGCCCCGCCCGCGAAGGCCACTTTCGAGGTGTACGAGGGGAAAGACGAGAAGTGGCGCTGGCGACTCGTCCACGACAACGGGAACGTCATCGCCGACTCGGGGCAGGGCTACTCCTCGAAACGGAGCGCCGAGAAGGGCCTGCGGAGCGTCAAGCGCAACGCGCTCGGCGCACCGGTCGAACCGGTCGGCGGCGACACCGAACGCGACGTGCGGTCGGGGGCGGACGCCGAGAGTGGACCGGACTCGGGGACCGAGAGCGAACCGGGAAGCGACGCCGAATCGGGGTCGGGCGGCGACGCCGAATCCGCCGAGTCCTGAGCGTCGGGACTCCGGTTCGCTGACCGCAGAGTCGAGGTCACGATTCGGGGTAGAACACGTAGGAGTGTCGAGCGTCCACGTCGTACAGCAGGGTGCCCTCCGGCATCCGGAGGAGTCGCCACGAGAGGTAGAGGTCTCCGATTGCGCCCGAGGTGTTCACTACGAGCACGAGGAACGCCGCGAGCGCCACCGGGAGCGGCCCGGTGAGCAGCGGCGTCAGGGCGACCGTGAACACCGCGAGCGGTGCGAGCGCGACCGCGACGTTATCGCGGCGCGTCTGGAACTGGCCGAAGGCGGCGGCGTACGCCGCGCCCATGTTGAGCGCGAGTCCGTACTCGACTCGATAGCCCAGCAGGTGGTAGACCAGTCCGTGGACCAGTTCGTGGACGACGACGGTCGCGACCGACAGCGCGGCGACGACGCCGATTCCGGCCGGTCCCACGGTGAACTCGACGGGCGTCCCGCCGCGGAGCGCGTGCATCAGCCTGCCGAAACCGGCGACCGCGAGGACGAACAGCACCAGCGACCCCGCGGACAGCCACAGCCCCGGATAGGAGAACTCGGTCGGGTCGCCGTAGCCCTCGGGCGATTCGGGCGGGCCGGGCGTCGGCGTGGCGGGCGGCGTGTCGGAAGCGGGCCGGGCGGAGGGACGATTGGTCATCGCCCCGACAGACGGCGGACGGACGGAAAACAGTTTATCCCCGAATCGCTCCGTCAGAGCGCGTCGAGGTCGGCCACGAACGATTCGAGCATCTCGCGGGTGACGTGGGGCATGCAGACCACCCGAAGCTCTCCGGACGCGGTGGGCGAGACCCGCCACCCCTCCG encodes:
- a CDS encoding glycoside hydrolase family 5 protein — its product is MGDRCSRRAFLTSSAAATLVGFGGCSSLTGSRTTNRSDGTNRGDATANSPAETALSIDQTELEPLDVRGAIYIPARAFNFYQQWADYDPDVVERDLGYASRVNLNAIRTWTSLEAWREEPETLRKNVEHFLSTADDNGQQVLLGLFDFAGKEPTKQRLNDTDPRSATGVREPSSKIMRNKQRWDEPREYVRWFMDHFGDDDRLLAIEIMNEPGWRSYVQQFARGMYGTADERQGDVALTVGSTSMANNSTYADWGVDAFQFHYNFAESPGVYEDMLRSNRDIADDVDVPVWLSEWQRVRHATGFASEPPEDQKSSNYSSLAPLIHEAGFGNFFWSLMVKPAFVPAQRKHGVLNGLFHEDGAVWSLDDARSIKAMSGDPSFDGTQRQKWPEWASSVKDGT
- the sppA gene encoding signal peptide peptidase SppA codes for the protein MADSSRVLQTAVVFLGVVAAVVLGWFLFVDVPDGNLARLVGVVLVVVAGALGARAAGRVASGMISDYDVAEVAVEGPITRDGGGSTIPPRPGGTPADDVVEQIERADEDGDAEALLLRLNTPGGEVVPSDDIRLAAERFDGPTVAYATDVCASGGYWIASGCDDIYAREGSIVGSIGVIGSRVNAKGMADKLGLEYERLAAGEYKDAGQSLKEMTEDEREYLQGIIDGYYEEFVERVTDGRELSDEQVRDTEARVYLGEDAKSIGLVDELATKREVEERLAADLGVEDVTVEEFEPERGVVERLRGGSRAVAYAFGAGVASAVAGDDATGADGFDFELR
- a CDS encoding VTT domain-containing protein → MFGFPLLALLDGLALGSFEWLQHAVETTTGWVGLAIIFAYSFLIAFALPGVSEVVLAAPLDLGLTQAERLTLIILVSAVGKAAGSIFAFHIGQEAKESGPVIRFLRRSRFDVVEWSENKTLQLARKWGYVGMALALSVPFFPDTLSIYAFAVLEEDYVKFALATFAGSVGRLLVTIFLVGSTVAVL
- a CDS encoding HVO_2922 family protein — translated: MFDHDYTLVAHPRLRAELSYRSDDGDLAAATVRLDYRRDELWTDDGAAVSLPEQAEVSGVEWQGLSISLYRDGERVLAREVPSSLVSNAANAVDAAETVAPALVRRGRDAAKRITGKRSGGRVEMSQLDGSTVEAHAPPAKATFEVYEGKDEKWRWRLVHDNGNVIADSGQGYSSKRSAEKGLRSVKRNALGAPVEPVGGDTERDVRSGADAESGPDSGTESEPGSDAESGSGGDAESAES
- a CDS encoding DUF3267 domain-containing protein encodes the protein MTNRPSARPASDTPPATPTPGPPESPEGYGDPTEFSYPGLWLSAGSLVLFVLAVAGFGRLMHALRGGTPVEFTVGPAGIGVVAALSVATVVVHELVHGLVYHLLGYRVEYGLALNMGAAYAAAFGQFQTRRDNVAVALAPLAVFTVALTPLLTGPLPVALAAFLVLVVNTSGAIGDLYLSWRLLRMPEGTLLYDVDARHSYVFYPES